The Arabidopsis thaliana chromosome 5, partial sequence genomic interval GGGTTTATCCCGCATGTGAAAGCAACCGATGCAATCAAGACAGCGACAATAGTAATAGTGTTCCTTGCGTTCTGTAGACTCTCTGAATGCATTTCACGTTCCTTGTTTCTAGGATCTCTACCTTCTCTTAGCAAATCCATCGCACGACTTTCAGAACTTAACTTCTCCCCATTGTTTGTGTTTCGGATGAGTTCTACAGGTTCATGTGCAAATTTAACATACCTCGCAGGGCGTTGAATTTTTTCTGCTTCATCCCGGAACCATAGAGAGAGTAGAGGAAAGTCTACACCCTCTTTGTCGATTAGGTCAACGGCTGCAAAacctttcttgtttttcaagGTGACATCAATTGTTGTTTCCGAAAGAATGTGGCGTACTAGCTGTAATAAACatgaaatttaattagttgCTAATAAATTTAGCTCTGAATCATGAgaattaagagagaaaaaaaatgaactgtAAAATACTCTCTCTATTCCATAAAGAGTGTCATTTTGACATGTTTcatacaattgttttttaaaaaactatgtaAATTTCTACTATACTATTGacaaatacaataaataaatttctctttttacttaataaactgaaataatagggataaaaaaaagagatttagaCTTCAAAACTGcattgaaaatacaaaacacattttgtaaaacaaataaaacctTAAAACGACACTTTTAGTAAACTGGAAGTCCCCAAGGAgtaataatttagaaaaatgagaaatcttAGATAGTTTCTCATATTAATTGCAAACTTGCAAATGCCAACAACTACTTTGactttgtttagttttcttttgagaattttctaatttcttagAGCATCTTATAATGGTTATTCACTTATTATAATGATCTAAACCATTacaccgaaaaaaaaaatgatctaaaCGACGAGACTCTGTGGTTTCAAcacttaaaacatattttcagtttcaaatcTCTTGTTGCAACAGAAAAGAATATAGACTTACAGAAGTGGAGTCTACGGAGGCGGCAACATGAAGTACAGTGTTGTCCTCTGCGTCGAGGCTGTAAAGAAGTTGGCGTATGTTTGCACTCTGGGCCATGAAGATGAATGCTTTGGTTTTTTGGTATTTCGCAGCTAAGTGGAAAACTGTTTCGATTGTTCCTTGTGTGGTTATGTTGAAAGACGAAGGAGCCTTGCATAGAAACTCCTTTAGGATTTCAACTGAACCGTTTATCACCGCGCGATGCAAAGGGGTCAAACCATCTTTATCCACCTTTTCTGCAATTTCTTGATTAACATCAACATCTAATAGTGTCCTTGCCATCTCAAGGTTTCCTGATTTGCACGCTTTATGCAATAGCGTCGACTGCTCTTCATCAGCATCAAGAATTAGGTTCGGGAATTTCTCTAGTATGGAATCTATGATAACTGCAGTGTATATCaacattaacaaaagaatcaaaatttcattatagttatcaaattatatatctGCAATTATCCTCCATTTATTTAAGATATTGCAATTAACATTTCCACGaaattctattaaaatattttgctaaggtttgttttttgattaaataaaaacatgttataCCTTGTTGCTGTTCTGAAAAGGCTGCATTAAGTTCCACCATCGTCATAGAACTCGTTCCTTCTACAAGGATTCTGGCAGAATTAACGTTATTGTTGAGGCATGCTAATATGAATGCTGTTTGTCCTTGCTTATTAATCTTCATGCACTCTGCTTCTCCGGTCTCCAACATTTTCCAGAGGATATTTATGTTTCCAATTTCAGCAGCTAAATGAAGAGGAGTGTTTCCGTCGACGTTAGTAACGCTAACGAGTGATGGGCAGAGGTCGATTACCTTCGTCGCATATTCCTCGTTCCTTTGTGTCACGGCTTTATGCAATAGCGTCGACTGCTCTTCATCCACATCAAGAACTAGGCTCGGGAATTTCTCCAGCATTTTATCTATGATAactgtttatatattaaaacaaaaaaaacgaatgaATATTATCCTCTGTTATTTAATATATTGCAACTAACATTTCTATGaatcttatcaaaaaaaaaaatatatgaaaagaagCAACATGTCcacaaacaaattatcatGCGTggcaaaacaaattaagttattttaaaaacacaaataatttttttggcttagatttatattttgcttaaatAAAACCATGTTATATAACTTTTATCGATGATAATCTTAAACCTGGTTGCTGTCCTGTAAAGGCTGCATCAAGTTCCACCATCGTCATAGACCGCATATTTTCTACGAGGGTAAGTGCAGCATCGAGGTGATTGTTGAGGCATGCTAATATGAATGCTGTTTGTCCTTGCTTATTAATCTTCATGCAGTCTGCTCTTCCACACCTCAACATTTTCCAGAGGATACTTTCGTTTCCAATTTCAGCAGCTAAATGAAGAGGAGTGTTTCCGTCGACGTTAGTAACGCTAACGAGTGAAGGGCAGAGGTCAATTATCTTCATCGCATATTCCTCGTTCCTTTGTGTCACGGCTTTATGCAGTATCGTCGACTGCTCTCCATCCACATCAATAACTAGGTTCGGGAATTTCGCTAGTATTCTATTTATGAGAACTGTTTAtgttaaaaccaacaaaacgAATCAATATTGTCCtctattatttaatatattgctttttctttttgtaaaaaattatttaatatattgcA includes:
- a CDS encoding Ankyrin repeat family protein (Ankyrin repeat family protein; INVOLVED IN: biological_process unknown; LOCATED IN: endomembrane system; CONTAINS InterPro DOMAIN/s: Ankyrin repeat-containing domain (InterPro:IPR020683), Ankyrin repeat (InterPro:IPR002110); BEST Arabidopsis thaliana protein match is: Ankyrin repeat family protein (TAIR:AT1G34050.1); Has 20807 Blast hits to 11728 proteins in 551 species: Archae - 16; Bacteria - 1568; Metazoa - 11429; Fungi - 1235; Plants - 2476; Viruses - 139; Other Eukaryotes - 3944 (source: NCBI BLink).), which gives rise to MKINKQGQTAFILACLNNHLDAALTLVENMRSMTMVELDAAFTGQQPVIIDKMLEKFPSLVLDVDEEQSTLLHKAVTQRNEEYATKVIDLCPSLVSVTNVDGNTPLHLAAEIGNINILWKMLETGEAECMKINKQGQTAFILACLNNNVNSARILVEGTSSMTMVELNAAFSEQQQVIIDSILEKFPNLILDADEEQSTLLHKACKSGNLEMARTLLDVDVNQEIAEKVDKDGLTPLHRAVINGSVEILKEFLCKAPSSFNITTQGTIETVFHLAAKYQKTKAFIFMAQSANIRQLLYSLDAEDNTVLHVAASVDSTSLVRHILSETTIDVTLKNKKGFAAVDLIDKEGVDFPLLSLWFRDEAEKIQRPARYVKFAHEPVELIRNTNNGEKLSSESRAMDLLREGRDPRNKEREMHSESLQNARNTITIVAVLIASVAFTCGINPPGGVHQDGPFIGKATAGRTLAFKIFSVANNIALFTSLSIVTLLVSIISYRTKALKMCVVIAHKMMWLAVASMATAYAASAWITVPHNEGSKWLVYTTSAIASVALGSMFVYVSFMMVKHILKKDKLRRNQSHGKTPSTTLDMEAAGDVGCYWF
- a CDS encoding Ankyrin repeat family protein, whose translation is MKIIDLCPSLVSVTNVDGNTPLHLAAEIGNESILWKMLRCGRADCMKINKQGQTAFILACLNNHLDAALTLVENMRSMTMVELDAAFTGQQPVIIDKMLEKFPSLVLDVDEEQSTLLHKAVTQRNEEYATKVIDLCPSLVSVTNVDGNTPLHLAAEIGNINILWKMLETGEAECMKINKQGQTAFILACLNNNVNSARILVEGTSSMTMVELNAAFSEQQQVIIDSILEKFPNLILDADEEQSTLLHKACKSGNLEMARTLLDVDVNQEIAEKVDKDGLTPLHRAVINGSVEILKEFLCKAPSSFNITTQGTIETVFHLAAKYQKTKAFIFMAQSANIRQLLYSLDAEDNTVLHVAASVDSTSLVRHILSETTIDVTLKNKKGFAAVDLIDKEGVDFPLLSLWFRDEAEKIQRPARYVKFAHEPVELIRNTNNGEKLSSESRAMDLLREGRDPRNKEREMHSESLQNARNTITIVAVLIASVAFTCGINPPGGVHQDGPFIGKATAGRTLAFKIFSVANNIALFTSLSIVTLLVSIISYRTKALKMCVVIAHKMMWLAVASMATAYAASAWITVPHNEGSKWLVYTTSAIASVALGSMFVYVSFMMVKHILKKDKLRRNQSHGKTPSTTLDMEAAGDVGCYWF